CCGGTAAAACGAGCCGGGCCTGCTCAAGGCCGGTTTCGCCATCCGGACAACACAGCAGATCCGCCCCCTCCCATTCATCAAAAAAGCTCGTCATGAGGCTCAGGTTACCCGGATTGTCTTCGACATACAAGACCAGGGGTTTACTCGCATCAAGCGGTGGCTGCGTTGTCATCGTACCCCCCTGAGTGTACCGCTCTTTTCTTTCGGCATGAGGCTCTGCCAGCGGCAGCGTAAACCAGAACGTGCTGCCTTCACCGAGTCGACTCTCAAAACCGATGGCACCTCCCATGGCTTCGACCAGCTGTTTGGTAATGGTCATTCCGATACCGGTCCCTTCGACACTATCGGCATTCGTCGACAAACGGGCAAAGGGTACAAACAGCTCTTTCTGCTTTTCTTCAGCAATACCGAGACCATTATCGGCGACACGGAAACACAAAAAACCTGGAGGCTCATTCAACAGAACATCAATCGTCACGTCACCACCGGGGCGATTGTACTTGGCCGCATTGGACAACAGATTGACCAGAACCTGTTTGATCCGCGTATAATCGGCCATCACACTGGGAAAATCGTGGTCACAGCAACGGCTGTGGAAGGTCACTTGATGGGCCTCACCAAGGCTGTGCAACAAGGGCAGGCATTCTTCGACAATCCGGCACGGATCGACCGCCTCAATGGACAAGGACAATTTGCCCGCTTCAATGCGGGAAAGGTCCAGCACTTCGTTGATCAAATCAAGCAGGTGTTTTCCGGCCCGGTCAATCTGCGACACCATGGAGCGATGTTTATCGCCTAGAGGGTTTTTGCGGCTCGACAGCATCAGCTCTGCGAAACCATTGATGGCATTCAACGGCGTTCTGAGTTCGTGGCTCATGCGCGACAAAAAGTCCGATTTGGCGCGATTGGCCTCTTCTGCCAACTTACGGGCTTTTTTCAATTCGGTAATGTTTTCCTTCAAGGCAACGAAATGGGTAATTTCTCCCTGATCATTCTTGATCGGCGAAACGAGAACATTTTCATCGTACAGGTCACCATTTTTTTTGCAGTTGATGAATTCACCCTGCCAGACCCGGCCATCGAGAACCGTCTGCCACATCTCGGCGTAAACTTGTTTAGGTGTTTTTCCGGCATTAAGAATCCGCGGGTTTTTACCAACCACTTCGTCAAACCGGTAGCCGGTTGCCTGTTCAAAGTAGGGATTAACATATTCAATATGGCCATGGACATCGGTAATGACGATACTGCTTGGATTTTGGGCCACCACCATGCTCAGGATGCGGTTTTCCTCTTCCGCTTTTTTACGTTGGGTAATCAGGCGGGAACAGAGAATGTATTGCTCCTGGCCGTTTTCATCTTCAAAGCGTTCAATAAATGATTCCAGGACCTGAACCTGACCGGCATGATCGTAGACCCGATATTCCACGGGTGTGGTGGTACCAAACTGCTGATGAAGGGTCGGCAGATCAACCTGACGCAGGTCATCCTGTACCACAAATTCGCGAATGTCATGCCCGATCATCTCGGCGACGGGCCGCCCAAACAGTTTTTCCGCTGCCGGGCTGGTATAGGCCACAATGCCGTCAGCATCAACGATGGTAATGATATCCGTGACGTTTTCGATCAAACGACGGAAATGCCGTTCGCGAGAAGCGAGGATCTTCTGCGCTTTTTTGAGCTCGTGGGTGCGTTCTTCAACCCGCAACTCCAGATGGTCTTTGGCCGCCAACAACTGTTGTTGAGCCCGTTTGCGCTCCGTCACATCCAGAGAATATTCAATGATCTGCAC
This is a stretch of genomic DNA from uncultured Desulfuromonas sp.. It encodes these proteins:
- a CDS encoding PAS domain S-box protein — encoded protein: MKRFFENVCGQILLLLILSIVTVVGLHFGHRYLEARQSYLNELVVNEQTKVEISHLLQNKLLAINTGLQDLTHANSQTEIVQVTTRLKSLQEQILSFLHVIEVGGTADETYPVNYSGEESVRRQLHYVNYAPGRINIEALELRAKMAELTEMVQKFRQLAEHRVVIMEFRDPMMTADTIRRVSFQYKGIRPFFTRIVENANRLHFTSQKEAQRLQDYNLQFSETYRRVELLSIVASLSALITMGSVILYRSRRIFLERQRYQQQLSEINENLETIVQSRTRQLQQEVTERRKTEQQLSEQARFLTTTLESLDHPFLVINTSDSTVVMANSAARRQCRNWDHPTCYARTHCLKDGCSEKDHPCTLERIKAEQQAVIIEYVHQNAQDETVYVEVHGYPIFNGDGELVQIIEYSLDVTERKRAQQQLLAAKDHLELRVEERTHELKKAQKILASRERHFRRLIENVTDIITIVDADGIVAYTSPAAEKLFGRPVAEMIGHDIREFVVQDDLRQVDLPTLHQQFGTTTPVEYRVYDHAGQVQVLESFIERFEDENGQEQYILCSRLITQRKKAEEENRILSMVVAQNPSSIVITDVHGHIEYVNPYFEQATGYRFDEVVGKNPRILNAGKTPKQVYAEMWQTVLDGRVWQGEFINCKKNGDLYDENVLVSPIKNDQGEITHFVALKENITELKKARKLAEEANRAKSDFLSRMSHELRTPLNAINGFAELMLSSRKNPLGDKHRSMVSQIDRAGKHLLDLINEVLDLSRIEAGKLSLSIEAVDPCRIVEECLPLLHSLGEAHQVTFHSRCCDHDFPSVMADYTRIKQVLVNLLSNAAKYNRPGGDVTIDVLLNEPPGFLCFRVADNGLGIAEEKQKELFVPFARLSTNADSVEGTGIGMTITKQLVEAMGGAIGFESRLGEGSTFWFTLPLAEPHAERKERYTQGGTMTTQPPLDASKPLVLYVEDNPGNLSLMTSFFDEWEGADLLCCPDGETGLEQARLVLPAVILLDLNLPGIDGFEVFERLRRQPETAHIPIIAVSADAMKETLRRAGKLGFDGFLSKPVDFEQLQFLLEDLLEKGR